From one Lolium rigidum isolate FL_2022 chromosome 4, APGP_CSIRO_Lrig_0.1, whole genome shotgun sequence genomic stretch:
- the LOC124649297 gene encoding uncharacterized protein LOC124649297 — translation MLLAVEGGGFFSSSASGYSHGLALLLLGRKSEEQPVKASPWNHYRLVDRDAGHGGQLASAKDDAPGKCASFTCFGCTPARLEGASPPKLSSSNTPQKLSSSTNGNRIANGSINGIGKKGCLKSNSKRDSSDRSSIVSDGEEPRESLEEVQTLRTGMERRKVHWTDTCGKELFEIREFETSDEGLSDDEGENDGFRKCECVIQ, via the exons ATGCTACTGGCTGTGGAGGGAGGAGGTTTTTTCTCGTCATCTGCATCAGGATACAGCCATGGCCTTGCGCTTTTGCTACTCGGACGGAAAAGTGAAGAACAGCCTGTGAAGGCATCGCCCTGGAACCACTATCGACTAGTTGACCGAGATGCTGGGCATGGTGGGCAGCTAGCTTCAGCGAAGGACGATGCTCCTGGTAAATGTGCTTCCTTTACCTGCTTTGGCTGCACACCTGCTAGGCTTGAGGGCGCATCTCCTCCGAAATTGAGCTCAAGTAACACGCCTCAGAAATTATCAAGTTCCACAAATGGGAACCGAATAGCGAATGGTTCCATCAACGGAATTGGGAAAAAAGGTTGTCTTAAGAGTAACTCGAAAAGGGACTCTTCTGACCGTAGTTCTATTGTAAGTGATGGTGAGGAACCACGGGAGTCTCTGGAAGAGGTGCAAACTTTGAGAACTGGAATGGAGCGAAGAAAAGTCCACTGGACTGACACATGCGGGAAGGAACTTTTTGAGATCAGAGAATTTGAAACAAG CGATGAAGGTCTGTCAGACGATGAAGGGGAGAATGATGGTTTCCGGAAATGTGAGTGCGTGATCCAGTAG